A genomic window from Phoenix dactylifera cultivar Barhee BC4 chromosome 7, palm_55x_up_171113_PBpolish2nd_filt_p, whole genome shotgun sequence includes:
- the LOC113462425 gene encoding uncharacterized protein LOC113462425 isoform X1: MTILCFLILAAFFTKVGCGKAEGESGCWRMNRWEDKGTSYLLTQNAQHSNARLIDSCLLSKELEIFWKYGLVSFSTFAEQGWKFLSVSFYCALLIHSRTCKATFSQSKLT; this comes from the exons ATGACAATCTTATGCTTCCTGATATTG GCTGCATTTTTTACCAAAGTTGGCTGTGGAAAAGCTGAAGGTGAAAGTGGGTGCTGGAGAATGAACAGATGGGAAGACAAGGGCACGTCATACCTACTGACACAAAATGCACAGCATTCAAATGCAAGGCTTATCGACAGCTGCCTTTTAAGCAAG GAGCTGGAAATATTTTGGAAGTATGGACTGGTATCGTTCTCTACTTTTGCCGAACAGGGTTGGAAGTTTCTTTCTGTTTCCTTTTATTGTGCTCTCTTGATTCATTCAAGAACTTGTAAGGCTACGTTTTCACAATCAAAATTGACGTGA
- the LOC113462425 gene encoding uncharacterized protein LOC113462425 isoform X2 has protein sequence MTILCFLILAAFFTKVGCGKAEGESGCWRMNRWEDKGTSYLLTQNAQHSNARLIDSCLLSKLDGHKPSLVPDMACLLHCTAQFGFISLIILLLGSFCP, from the exons ATGACAATCTTATGCTTCCTGATATTG GCTGCATTTTTTACCAAAGTTGGCTGTGGAAAAGCTGAAGGTGAAAGTGGGTGCTGGAGAATGAACAGATGGGAAGACAAGGGCACGTCATACCTACTGACACAAAATGCACAGCATTCAAATGCAAGGCTTATCGACAGCTGCCTTTTAAGCAAG CTGGACGGACATAAGCCATCTCTTGTTCCTGATATGGCTTGCCTGCTTCATTGCACCGCACAGTTTGGGTTCATCAGCTTAATCATTTTGTTGTTGGGTTCTTTTTGCCCCTGA
- the LOC103702250 gene encoding transcription factor GTE7-like → MASALLASRNEPFWGERKVYMRKTPNSNPNPKPGTNTNPNPNASDHASDHPRQFHPLVPEEVLDAAAVSDDSSSFNRKSVNLNHRRDSAGYIMFNISTYSKRELRELKRRLVSELEQVRTLNSRIESREIQSSARSAGFSVSGIYCGSREVTSSAAVAVHQNHLDSLAIRSADLFSVKEKAVSGDMTLLPVVFPREPKRLAAAPESEKLLSAMMKKCGQILTKLMKNKKSVWFNSPVDVVGMGLHDYFQIIKHPMDLGTVRSKLSKGLYPSPLEFAADVRLTFNNALIYNPEGHEVHKLADQFLRLFEGLFCPSYEKYEKQQSAVAREEEERHRVSSWSRAPVIERAVRPEPVDPVILPPATTPAPIPIPSLAPPPVQAKQPPLQQSQPPQQHPVVGRVMMGKQPKPKAKDANKRAMSFEEKRKLSLGLQSLPQEKMAQVLQIVRKRNVDPAQSGDEIELDIEMMDTETLWELDRFLCNCKKMMSKIKRKEAMASHLISAAPPAPAATMVMAESGDRSPVTVETPEAVAAKRSKKGDAIEEDVDIGDDMPCTNYPSVEIEKDAGYASSSTSSGSDSSSSSDSDSGSSGSDSDEDDAQSPGAGLRSPRN, encoded by the exons ATGGCGTCCGCTCTCCTGGCCAGCCGGAATGAGCCATTCTGGGGAGAGAGAAAGGTTTATATGAGGAAAACCCCCAattctaaccctaaccctaaacccgGCACGAACACTAACCCTAATCCTAACGCCAGCGACCATGCGTCGGATCATCCGCGCCAGTTCCACCCGCTGGTGCCGGAGGAAGTGCTGGACGCCGCCGCTGTGTCCGACGACTCGTCGTCGTTTAATCGGAAATCCGTCAACCTCAACCATCGGCGGGATTCGGCCGGCTATATCATGTTCAACATCTCGACCTACTCGAAGAGGGAGCTGAGGGAGCTCAAGAGACGCCTGGTCTCGGAATTGGAGCAGGTCCGGACCCTCAACAGCCGGATCGAATCCAGAGAGATCCAGTCGTCCGCCAGATCTGCCGGCTTCAGTGTCTCCGGGATCTACTGCGGCAGCCGTGAGGTCACCTCCTCGGCCGCGGTTGCCGTGCATCAGAACCATCTTGATTCACTCGCCATCAGATCCGCCGATCTCTTCTCGGTGAAGGAGAAGGCGGTCTCCGGGGATATGACCCTGCTGCCAGTGGTCTTTCCCAGGGAGCCGAAGCGGCTGGCGGCAGCACCGGAGTCGGAGAAGCTTCTCTCTGCAATGATGAAGAAGTGCGGCCAGATCTTGACGAAgctgatgaagaacaagaagagcgTATGGTTCAATTCCCCTGTGGATGTGGTGGGCATGGGCCTCCACGACTACTTCCAGATCATAAAGCACCCTATGGACCTTGGTACTGTGAGATCTAAGCTCAGCAAAGGTCTCTACCCGTCGCCATTGGAGTTTGCAGCTGACGTCAGATTGACCTTTAACAATGCCCTTATCTACAACCCAGAGGGCCACGAGGTGCATAAGCTTGCGGATCAGTTCCTTCGCCTCTTTGAGGGGCTTTTTTGCCCTTCATACGAGAAGTACGAGAAGCAGCAGAGCGCCGTTGctagggaggaagaggagaggcatAGGGTCTCTTCTTGGTCTCGTGCTCCTGTGATTGAGCGTGCAGTGAGACCTGAACCTGTTGATCCTGTGATCCTTCCGCCAGCTACGACTCCAGCTCCAATTCCTATTCCGTCATTGGCACCGCCCCCAGTTCAAGCTAAGCAGCCGCCTCTGCAGCAGTCGCAGCCGCCCCAGCAGCATCCAGTTGTTGGTAGAGTGATGATGGGGAAGCAGCCAAAGCCAAAGGCTAAAGACGCAAACAAGAGGGCAATGAGCTTTGAGGAGAAGAGGAAGCTGAGCCTGGGGCTCCAGAGCCTTCCCCAGGAGAAGATGGCTCAGGTGCTGCAGATTGTGAGGAAGAGGAATGTGGATCCAGCACAGAGTGGGGATGAGATAGAGTTGGACATCGAGATGATGGACACTGAGACCCTTTGGGAGCTTGATCGGTTTCTCTGCAATTGCAAGAAGATGATGAGCAAGATCAAGCGGAAGGAGGCCATGGCCAGCCACCTCATCTCTGCTGCTCCACCTGCTCCAGCTGCGACCATGGTTATGGCTGAAAGTGGTGACAGG TCTCCAGTGACGGTGGAGACACCCGAGGCAGTAGCAGCAAAGAGGAGCAAGAAGGGGGATGCAATCGAGGAGGATGTTGACATTGGTGATGATATGCCCTGCACCAATTATCCCTCGGTGGAGATTGAGAAGGATGCTGGTTATGCCAGCAGCTCCACCAGCTCCGGCAGTGACTCGTCCTCATCAAGTG ATTCGGACTCAGGGAGCTCGGGGAGTGATTCCGATGAAGATGATGCCCAGTCTCCTGGTGCAGGCTTGAGGTCTCCGAGAAACTAA
- the LOC103702249 gene encoding pumilio homolog 5-like isoform X1 yields the protein MATENPLRLLGSTDAGNWPVSKDTATFSPSTGSVAAEELGFLFKGHKYDSNRKTAGPSRSGSAPPSVEGSRAAFDILKDLQTSYVDASLENLGNTFGDSELEDQSRAHPAYLAYYCSNVNLNPRLPPPLTSRENRHLMHHIGGFGDSWRMPSFDDSSKASLFISRPTLSTHKEEPEDDKSPRLATNNWQDKNVDIIPGQFTSPLRARHKSLVDLIQEDFPRTPSPVYNNQACSSSRRMEETAADSDGCVNIVHDSSNPELKTFTVGGRACTPIPAVHSINSISNGDLAAVSVSSSTSSSRTVSPHSSLRGGSSSDDTNLDRGIVPSGLAGSNIGSIKDEINSLKISNDGHRNQHARQRPQQIGLDAQALSQAQIDQSQMMHQGMHRSPADHSSHGQSKSSSVEVQPVLQSTGITPPLYASAAAYGTPYYPNLQTSSLFPPQFGISGYAFNTPVMPPLMTSYPSHSAIPVPFDSPGSPNFSARASGVATGGNIVPGVDLQHFYKIYGQLGVAVQPTFPDPLYVPYFQHPSVDTYAGAGSYDAMVSRGNAIGNTLVNYDPHKGRPSFSSYSPDQRQIVSTGGVSASTARKGGTVGPNYYGSPPNIGVLMPYPTSPLASPVYQGSPVAGTNFSGRRNDNTRLPFSSGRAAGSCSGWQGQREREKADDTKSYSFLEELKSSKARRYELSDIAGRIVEFSSADQHGSRFIQQKLETCSMEEKASVFKEVLPHASTLMIDVFGNYVIQKFFEHGSSEQRKELANKLAGHILPLSLQMYGCRVIQKALEVIDLDQKTQLVQELDGHVMRCVRDQNGNHVIQKCIECVPTGKIGFIISAFRGQVATLSMHPYGCRVIQRVLEHCTDDSQSQCIVDEILQSACQLAQDQYGNYVTQHVLERGKPHEKSQIISKLAGQVVQMSQHKFASNVIEKCLEHGNTAEREHLIEEIVGQSEGNDNLLVMMKDQFANYVVQKILETSSDKQREVLVNRIKIHLQALKKYTYGKHIVARVEQLCVEEAHASE from the exons ATGGCAACAGAGAATCCGTTGAGATTATTAGGAAGCACTGATGCTGGAAACTGGCCTGTGAGTAAGGATACTGCAACATTTTCTCCATCTACAGGTAGTGTAGCTGCAGAAGAGTTGGGGTTTCTTTTCAAGGGGCACAAATATGATAGCAACAGGAAGACTGCTGGCCCCAGCCGTAGTGGAAGTGCACCTCCCAGCGTGGAAGGTTCTCGTGCAGCATTTGATATCCTGAAAGACCTGCAAACCTCTTATGTTGATGCTAGCTTGGAAAACTTAGGCAACACATTCGGAGATTCCGAGTTGGAAGACCAAAGCCGTGCCCATCCAGCTTATTTAGCATACTACTGCTCCAATGTGAATTTAAACCCAAGGCTTCCTCCGCCTCTGACCTCACGGGAGAACCGGCATCTGATGCACCATATTGGTGGGTTTGGGGACAGTTGGAGAATGCCTTCCTTTGATGACAGCAGCAAAGCATCCTTGTTTATCTCTCGACCTACCCTCTCTACCCATAAGGAGGAACCCGAGGATGATAAGTCACCTAGACTGGCAACTAACAATTGGCAGGACAAAAATGTTGATATTATACCAGGACAATTCACATCACCTTTGCGGGCGCGCCATAAAAGCCTTGTAGATTTGATACAG GAAGATTTTCCTCGGACACCATCTCCTGTATATAATAATCAGGCTTGCTCATCAAGTCGCAGGATGGAAGAAACAGCCGCTGATTCAGATGGCTGTGTCAACATTGTGCATGATTCTTCTAATCCAGAGTTGAAAACATTCACTGTGGGGGGTCGTGCTTGTACACCTATCCCAGCTGTGCATTCAATCAACTCAATATCAAATGGTGATCTTGCTGCTGTCTCAGTTTCATCCTCAACATCCTCTAGCAGAACGGTAAGTCCCCACTCAAGCCTAAGAGGAGGCTCAAGCAGTGATGATACCAATTTGGACAGGGGTATTGTACCTAGTGGTTTGGCTGGTTCAAATATTGGCAGCATCAAAGATGAGATTAATAGTTTAAAGATATCTAATGATGGACACAGAAATCAGCATGCACGGCAACGTCCTCAACAAATTGGCTTGGATGCACAAGCCTTATCTCAAGCACAGATTGATCAGTCTCAAATGATGCATCAAGGAATGCATCGTTCTCCTGCAGATCATTCTTCTCATGGGCAATCAAAGTCATCCTCAGTTGAAGTACAGCCAGTACTGCAATCCACTGGCATTACACCACCGTTATATGCTTCTGCAGCTGCTTATGGAACTCCATATTATCCTAATTTGCAAACTTCTAGTCTATTTCCTCCTCAATTCGGCATAAGTGGATACGCTTTTAACACCCCAGTCATGCCACCATTAATGACTAGCTATCCTTCTCATAGTGCTATTCCTGTGCCATTTGACAGTCCTGGGAGTCCAAATTTCAGTGCTAGAGCTTCTGGAGTTGCCACTGGCGGAAATATTGTTCCAGGAGTTGATTTACAACACTTCTATAAGATCTATGGACAACTTGGTGTGGCAGTTCAGCCTACTTTTCCTGATCCTTTATATGTGCCTTACTTTCAGCATCCTTCTGTAGACACATATGCTGGTGCGGGTTCGTACGATGCGATGGTATCCAGAGGAAATGCCATTGGAAACACACTGGTTAATTATGATCCGCATAAGGGGCGGCCATCATTTTCTTCATATTCACCTGATCAGAGGCAGATTGTTAGTACTGGTGGTGTCAGTGCCTCGACTGCTAGAAAAGGGGGAACTGTTGGTCCTAATTATTATGGAAGCCCTCCAAATATTGGTGTGCTAATGCCATACCCAACCTCTCCACTAGCCAGTCCAGTATATCAAGGATCACCTGTGGCTGGGACAAACTTTTCAGGAAGGAGAAATGATAATACTAGGTTGCCATTCAGCTCTGGAAGAGCTGCAGGTTCTTGTTCTGGATGGCAGGGACAAAGGGAGCGCGAGAAGGCTGATGATACAAAATCATATTCTTTCTTGGAAGAGTTAAAATCCAGCAAAGCTCGTAGGTATGAGCTATCTGATATTGCTGGACGCATTGTTGAATTCAG CAGTGCTGACCAGCATGGGAGTCGATTTATTCAGCAAAAGTTAGAAACCTGTAGTATGGAAGAGAAGGCATCCGTCTTTAAAGAGGTTCTTCCACACGCTTCAACATTGATGATTGATGTTTTTGGGAATTATGTTATCCAAAAG TTTTTTGAGCATGGAAGTTCTGAACAGAGAAAAGAACTTGCTAATAAGCTTGCTGGCCATATCTTGCCATTGAGTCTTCAGATGTATGGCTGCCGTGTGATTCAAAAG GCCCTTGAGGTTATTGATCTTGATCAGAAAACACAGCTTGTCCAAGAACTTGATGGACATGTTATGCGATGTGTGCGTGATCAAAATGGTAACCATGTAATACAAAAGTGCATTGAGTGTGTACCAACAGGGAAAATTGGTTTTATCATTTCTGCTTTTCGTGGTCAAGTTGCAACACTTTCTATGCATCCATATGGTTGCCGAGTAATTCAG AGAGTCCTGGAGCACTGTACTGATGATTCGCAAAGTCAGTGCATTGTGGATGAGATATTGCAATCGGCTTGCCAACTTGCCCAAGACCAGTATGGCAATTATGTTACCCAG CATGTTTTGGAGAGGGGAAAGCCACACGAGAAAAGCCAAATTATTAGCAAACTAGCTGGACAAGTTGTACAGATGAGCCAGCATAAATTTGCATCTAATGTTATTGAGAAGTGTCTTGAACATGGTAATACTGCAGAACGGGAGCACTTGATTGAGGAAATAGTTGGACAGAGTGAAGGAAACGATAACTTACTG GTAATGATGAAGGATCAATTTGCAAACTATGTGGTTCAGAAGATCCTTGAAACCAGTTCTGATAAACAACGTGAAGTTTTGGTTAATCGCATAAAAATTCATCTACAAGCCCTGAAGAAATACACGTATGGGAAGCACATTGTTGCTCGGGTTGAACAGCTATGTGTCGAAG AAGCCCATGCATCTGAATAA
- the LOC103702249 gene encoding pumilio homolog 5-like isoform X2, whose product MATENPLRLLGSTDAGNWPVSKDTATFSPSTGSVAAEELGFLFKGHKYDSNRKTAGPSRSGSAPPSVEGSRAAFDILKDLQTSYVDASLENLGNTFGDSELEDQSRAHPAYLAYYCSNVNLNPRLPPPLTSRENRHLMHHIGGFGDSWRMPSFDDSSKASLFISRPTLSTHKEEPEDDKSPRLATNNWQDKNVDIIPGQFTSPLRARHKSLVDLIQEDFPRTPSPVYNNQACSSSRRMEETAADSDGCVNIVHDSSNPELKTFTVGGRACTPIPAVHSINSISNGDLAAVSVSSSTSSSRTVSPHSSLRGGSSSDDTNLDRGIVPSGLAGSNIGSIKDEINSLKISNDGHRNQHARQRPQQIGLDAQALSQAQIDQSQMMHQGMHRSPADHSSHGQSKSSSVEVQPVLQSTGITPPLYASAAAYGTPYYPNLQTSSLFPPQFGISGYAFNTPVMPPLMTSYPSHSAIPVPFDSPGSPNFSARASGVATGGNIVPGVDLQHFYKIYGQLGVAVQPTFPDPLYVPYFQHPSVDTYAGAGSYDAMVSRGNAIGNTLVNYDPHKGRPSFSSYSPDQRQIVSTGGVSASTARKGGTVGPNYYGSPPNIGVLMPYPTSPLASPVYQGSPVAGTNFSGRRNDNTRLPFSSGRAAGSCSGWQGQREREKADDTKSYSFLEELKSSKARRYELSDIAGRIVEFSADQHGSRFIQQKLETCSMEEKASVFKEVLPHASTLMIDVFGNYVIQKFFEHGSSEQRKELANKLAGHILPLSLQMYGCRVIQKALEVIDLDQKTQLVQELDGHVMRCVRDQNGNHVIQKCIECVPTGKIGFIISAFRGQVATLSMHPYGCRVIQRVLEHCTDDSQSQCIVDEILQSACQLAQDQYGNYVTQHVLERGKPHEKSQIISKLAGQVVQMSQHKFASNVIEKCLEHGNTAEREHLIEEIVGQSEGNDNLLVMMKDQFANYVVQKILETSSDKQREVLVNRIKIHLQALKKYTYGKHIVARVEQLCVEEAHASE is encoded by the exons ATGGCAACAGAGAATCCGTTGAGATTATTAGGAAGCACTGATGCTGGAAACTGGCCTGTGAGTAAGGATACTGCAACATTTTCTCCATCTACAGGTAGTGTAGCTGCAGAAGAGTTGGGGTTTCTTTTCAAGGGGCACAAATATGATAGCAACAGGAAGACTGCTGGCCCCAGCCGTAGTGGAAGTGCACCTCCCAGCGTGGAAGGTTCTCGTGCAGCATTTGATATCCTGAAAGACCTGCAAACCTCTTATGTTGATGCTAGCTTGGAAAACTTAGGCAACACATTCGGAGATTCCGAGTTGGAAGACCAAAGCCGTGCCCATCCAGCTTATTTAGCATACTACTGCTCCAATGTGAATTTAAACCCAAGGCTTCCTCCGCCTCTGACCTCACGGGAGAACCGGCATCTGATGCACCATATTGGTGGGTTTGGGGACAGTTGGAGAATGCCTTCCTTTGATGACAGCAGCAAAGCATCCTTGTTTATCTCTCGACCTACCCTCTCTACCCATAAGGAGGAACCCGAGGATGATAAGTCACCTAGACTGGCAACTAACAATTGGCAGGACAAAAATGTTGATATTATACCAGGACAATTCACATCACCTTTGCGGGCGCGCCATAAAAGCCTTGTAGATTTGATACAG GAAGATTTTCCTCGGACACCATCTCCTGTATATAATAATCAGGCTTGCTCATCAAGTCGCAGGATGGAAGAAACAGCCGCTGATTCAGATGGCTGTGTCAACATTGTGCATGATTCTTCTAATCCAGAGTTGAAAACATTCACTGTGGGGGGTCGTGCTTGTACACCTATCCCAGCTGTGCATTCAATCAACTCAATATCAAATGGTGATCTTGCTGCTGTCTCAGTTTCATCCTCAACATCCTCTAGCAGAACGGTAAGTCCCCACTCAAGCCTAAGAGGAGGCTCAAGCAGTGATGATACCAATTTGGACAGGGGTATTGTACCTAGTGGTTTGGCTGGTTCAAATATTGGCAGCATCAAAGATGAGATTAATAGTTTAAAGATATCTAATGATGGACACAGAAATCAGCATGCACGGCAACGTCCTCAACAAATTGGCTTGGATGCACAAGCCTTATCTCAAGCACAGATTGATCAGTCTCAAATGATGCATCAAGGAATGCATCGTTCTCCTGCAGATCATTCTTCTCATGGGCAATCAAAGTCATCCTCAGTTGAAGTACAGCCAGTACTGCAATCCACTGGCATTACACCACCGTTATATGCTTCTGCAGCTGCTTATGGAACTCCATATTATCCTAATTTGCAAACTTCTAGTCTATTTCCTCCTCAATTCGGCATAAGTGGATACGCTTTTAACACCCCAGTCATGCCACCATTAATGACTAGCTATCCTTCTCATAGTGCTATTCCTGTGCCATTTGACAGTCCTGGGAGTCCAAATTTCAGTGCTAGAGCTTCTGGAGTTGCCACTGGCGGAAATATTGTTCCAGGAGTTGATTTACAACACTTCTATAAGATCTATGGACAACTTGGTGTGGCAGTTCAGCCTACTTTTCCTGATCCTTTATATGTGCCTTACTTTCAGCATCCTTCTGTAGACACATATGCTGGTGCGGGTTCGTACGATGCGATGGTATCCAGAGGAAATGCCATTGGAAACACACTGGTTAATTATGATCCGCATAAGGGGCGGCCATCATTTTCTTCATATTCACCTGATCAGAGGCAGATTGTTAGTACTGGTGGTGTCAGTGCCTCGACTGCTAGAAAAGGGGGAACTGTTGGTCCTAATTATTATGGAAGCCCTCCAAATATTGGTGTGCTAATGCCATACCCAACCTCTCCACTAGCCAGTCCAGTATATCAAGGATCACCTGTGGCTGGGACAAACTTTTCAGGAAGGAGAAATGATAATACTAGGTTGCCATTCAGCTCTGGAAGAGCTGCAGGTTCTTGTTCTGGATGGCAGGGACAAAGGGAGCGCGAGAAGGCTGATGATACAAAATCATATTCTTTCTTGGAAGAGTTAAAATCCAGCAAAGCTCGTAGGTATGAGCTATCTGATATTGCTGGACGCATTGTTGAATTCAG TGCTGACCAGCATGGGAGTCGATTTATTCAGCAAAAGTTAGAAACCTGTAGTATGGAAGAGAAGGCATCCGTCTTTAAAGAGGTTCTTCCACACGCTTCAACATTGATGATTGATGTTTTTGGGAATTATGTTATCCAAAAG TTTTTTGAGCATGGAAGTTCTGAACAGAGAAAAGAACTTGCTAATAAGCTTGCTGGCCATATCTTGCCATTGAGTCTTCAGATGTATGGCTGCCGTGTGATTCAAAAG GCCCTTGAGGTTATTGATCTTGATCAGAAAACACAGCTTGTCCAAGAACTTGATGGACATGTTATGCGATGTGTGCGTGATCAAAATGGTAACCATGTAATACAAAAGTGCATTGAGTGTGTACCAACAGGGAAAATTGGTTTTATCATTTCTGCTTTTCGTGGTCAAGTTGCAACACTTTCTATGCATCCATATGGTTGCCGAGTAATTCAG AGAGTCCTGGAGCACTGTACTGATGATTCGCAAAGTCAGTGCATTGTGGATGAGATATTGCAATCGGCTTGCCAACTTGCCCAAGACCAGTATGGCAATTATGTTACCCAG CATGTTTTGGAGAGGGGAAAGCCACACGAGAAAAGCCAAATTATTAGCAAACTAGCTGGACAAGTTGTACAGATGAGCCAGCATAAATTTGCATCTAATGTTATTGAGAAGTGTCTTGAACATGGTAATACTGCAGAACGGGAGCACTTGATTGAGGAAATAGTTGGACAGAGTGAAGGAAACGATAACTTACTG GTAATGATGAAGGATCAATTTGCAAACTATGTGGTTCAGAAGATCCTTGAAACCAGTTCTGATAAACAACGTGAAGTTTTGGTTAATCGCATAAAAATTCATCTACAAGCCCTGAAGAAATACACGTATGGGAAGCACATTGTTGCTCGGGTTGAACAGCTATGTGTCGAAG AAGCCCATGCATCTGAATAA